One stretch of Verrucomicrobiia bacterium DNA includes these proteins:
- a CDS encoding Glu/Leu/Phe/Val dehydrogenase yields MMTQFDEAARRLSIDPRYVDLIKLPRRSVIVQLPVQMDNGTFKMFTGYRVQHSIMRGPAKGGIRFHPDVTLDEVQALAAWMTWKCAVVGIPFGGAKGGVACDPEKMSRGELERLTRRYTADLMDEIGPEKDVPAPDVNTDSQTMAWIMDTYSMHMRHTVTSVVTGKPIELGGSRGRREATGRGVLFCVQEAAKHLKLSSRGAKVVVQGFGNVGSVAADLLAKEGSKIIAVTDVHGGVYNPAGLDMPKLLDYVRKSPNKTVARFPGSRPITNEELLKLECDVLIPAALENQITEENAHEIRCKILAEGANGPTTPAADIILDKRGVFIIPDILCNAGGVTVSYFEWVQDRMGYFWEENEVNARLDLIMRRSFAEVLKLSLEHKVNMRIAAFMLSIKRVWDAMVMRGIYA; encoded by the coding sequence ATGATGACGCAGTTCGACGAGGCGGCACGAAGGCTTTCCATCGACCCGCGCTACGTCGATTTAATCAAACTGCCGCGGCGTTCCGTCATCGTGCAACTCCCCGTGCAGATGGACAACGGGACGTTCAAGATGTTCACCGGCTACCGGGTTCAGCATTCGATTATGCGGGGCCCGGCCAAGGGGGGGATCCGGTTCCACCCGGACGTCACCCTGGACGAAGTGCAGGCCCTGGCGGCCTGGATGACCTGGAAATGCGCGGTGGTCGGCATTCCCTTCGGCGGGGCCAAGGGGGGGGTGGCGTGCGACCCGGAAAAGATGTCGCGCGGGGAGCTGGAGCGGCTGACGCGGCGCTACACGGCGGATTTGATGGATGAAATCGGACCGGAGAAGGACGTTCCGGCGCCGGACGTGAACACCGACTCGCAGACGATGGCCTGGATTATGGACACCTACAGCATGCATATGCGCCACACCGTCACCTCCGTGGTCACCGGCAAGCCGATTGAGCTGGGGGGTTCGCGGGGACGGCGGGAAGCCACGGGTCGCGGGGTTCTGTTCTGCGTTCAGGAAGCGGCCAAGCATTTGAAGCTTTCTTCGCGCGGGGCCAAGGTGGTGGTGCAGGGGTTCGGCAACGTCGGCTCGGTGGCCGCCGATTTGCTGGCGAAGGAGGGCTCGAAAATCATCGCCGTGACCGACGTGCACGGCGGGGTGTATAATCCGGCGGGACTGGACATGCCGAAGCTTTTGGACTACGTAAGAAAATCCCCCAACAAGACGGTGGCGCGCTTTCCCGGGAGCCGCCCCATCACCAACGAGGAACTGCTCAAACTGGAGTGTGACGTTTTGATTCCGGCGGCCTTGGAGAATCAAATCACCGAGGAGAACGCCCACGAAATCCGCTGCAAGATACTGGCGGAGGGGGCCAACGGGCCGACCACGCCGGCGGCGGACATCATTCTGGACAAGCGGGGGGTTTTCATCATCCCGGACATCCTCTGCAACGCGGGGGGGGTCACCGTCTCCTACTTTGAATGGGTGCAGGACCGGATGGGGTATTTTTGGGAGGAGAACGAGGTGAACGCCCGGCTGGATTTGATCATGCGGCGCTCGTTCGCCGAGGTTTTGAAATTGTCGCTGGAGCATAAAGTGAACATGCGCATCGCCGCCTTCATGCTTTCCATCAAACGGGTCTGGGATGCGATGGTGATGCGCGGCATCTACGCCTAA
- a CDS encoding glycosyltransferase family 9 protein has translation MKSVERALKNLGLGFFRLFFGSEKLASIPERLKNPKRILVVRADARLGNLVFSLPFVSALGRKFPQAEISFLVSAQFAELLKNESGYEVLSFNKRKARNPLYVLDLMSRLSAKKFDWCFDLSSPQSPSFTNSFLCGLARTPVRIAYRSRYAESFDNLLFEPERDSALWEQFLKLLEKVSPGKAEFGRVLNLTAEERKKAEEFYGQSTSPKVGVFLGGRGGKKWEAEKWLDVAEKLTGWGCSIYLFYGPDGKEMSSTGVPGITPVTPRPIREFSALLSGLNLFASVDSGPLHLASALNVAVLGVYFSSDPVRFLPMGERKSILVETKAALSPERVAEAAMEMLEEKPARRAAVGARGK, from the coding sequence ATGAAGAGCGTTGAACGGGCACTGAAGAATTTGGGGCTGGGGTTTTTCCGGTTGTTTTTCGGAAGCGAAAAACTCGCTTCCATTCCGGAACGGCTGAAAAACCCGAAACGGATTTTGGTTGTGCGGGCGGATGCGCGACTGGGAAATCTGGTTTTCTCACTGCCGTTCGTTTCGGCTTTAGGGCGGAAATTTCCGCAAGCGGAGATTAGCTTTTTGGTTTCGGCGCAGTTTGCGGAGCTTTTGAAAAACGAAAGCGGATATGAAGTGTTGTCTTTCAACAAGAGGAAAGCACGAAATCCGCTCTATGTTTTGGATTTGATGAGCCGGCTTTCGGCCAAAAAGTTCGATTGGTGTTTTGACCTATCCAGCCCGCAGTCCCCCTCATTCACCAACAGTTTTCTATGCGGGCTTGCGCGCACACCGGTGCGCATTGCCTACCGGAGCAGATATGCAGAGTCGTTTGATAATCTGCTTTTCGAGCCGGAGAGGGATTCCGCCTTGTGGGAGCAATTCTTAAAACTTTTGGAAAAGGTTTCTCCGGGTAAGGCGGAATTCGGGAGGGTGTTGAATCTGACCGCCGAAGAAAGAAAAAAGGCCGAGGAGTTTTACGGCCAGAGCACTTCTCCTAAAGTCGGTGTTTTTCTTGGCGGACGGGGGGGGAAAAAGTGGGAAGCCGAAAAGTGGTTGGATGTCGCGGAAAAATTGACCGGTTGGGGCTGTTCGATTTATTTGTTTTACGGGCCGGATGGAAAGGAGATGAGCAGTACCGGCGTTCCGGGGATTACACCGGTGACTCCCAGGCCGATACGGGAGTTTTCCGCCTTGCTTTCCGGATTGAATTTGTTCGCATCCGTTGACTCCGGGCCTTTGCATCTCGCTTCGGCATTAAACGTAGCGGTTCTGGGGGTTTACTTTAGCTCCGACCCGGTGCGGTTTCTCCCGATGGGGGAGCGAAAAAGCATTCTTGTTGAGACCAAAGCGGCCTTAAGCCCGGAGCGGGTGGCGGAAGCGGCGATGGAGATGCTGGAAGAAAAGCCGGCCCGGCGGGCGGCCGTTGGCGCGCGGGGGAAATGA
- a CDS encoding ABC transporter ATP-binding protein produces the protein MKLYLRLWPHLRPFFKPLFLSMFFTVLFAFFSAGLVWLLGPLVKTLFVSGGTLPSLEPSVPEVAGTMGQLKNWNEQLKYTLEHQLLAGSKTRALGIICLLVVVFAFFKNLFYYLQGYLLARVQQGVVRNLRNELFAHYQALSLSFFFRSKTGHLISRVTNDVALLSDTLDVCFSRLVKEPLLVVFFLVFLFTISVKLTLLGMVLIPLSALLVKKLGEYLKRYAERTQERMGEMSSALQETVGGARVVKAFGTERFETNRFLSISERYFRAMLKLARVRFLAHPASEMLGIGVIVLVLWVGGSDVLSGRGLAPEDFALYLFSLFSLIAPVKSLGIVQGKLKEGEAALGRVFEILDTTPLIKEDPHPVGKKTVEQGIEFERVRFSYVPEKEVLHDISLKIPAKKLVALVGPSGAGKSTFLDLLARFHDPEGGRIMLDGVDLKKIRLADLRALFGIVPQEVILFNESARYNIAYGLENVPLGAIQEAARLANAADFIEKMPEGYDTLVGDRGMRLSGGERQRMALARVILRNPPVLILDEATSSLDSESERLVQEALAQILPGRTTFVIAHRLSTVQQADLILVMEGGRVVEMGRHEELLAQNGVYRRLFEAQYFSALKEVGV, from the coding sequence ATGAAACTCTACTTGCGGCTTTGGCCTCACCTGCGGCCGTTTTTCAAGCCGCTTTTCCTTTCAATGTTTTTCACCGTTCTCTTCGCCTTCTTTTCGGCCGGGCTGGTCTGGCTTTTGGGGCCCTTGGTAAAGACGCTTTTCGTTTCCGGCGGTACTCTCCCCTCGCTGGAACCATCCGTTCCCGAAGTAGCCGGGACCATGGGGCAGCTTAAAAACTGGAACGAGCAGTTGAAATACACGTTGGAACACCAACTCCTGGCCGGGAGCAAGACGCGCGCTTTGGGAATCATCTGCCTATTGGTCGTTGTTTTCGCCTTTTTTAAAAATCTTTTTTATTACCTGCAGGGGTATCTGCTCGCCCGCGTACAGCAGGGGGTGGTACGGAATCTGCGCAACGAGCTTTTCGCCCATTACCAGGCGTTATCACTATCCTTTTTCTTCCGCTCCAAAACGGGGCATTTGATTTCGCGGGTGACCAACGACGTGGCGCTTTTGTCCGACACGTTGGACGTCTGCTTTTCGCGGCTCGTCAAGGAACCGCTTTTGGTCGTTTTCTTTCTCGTTTTTCTTTTCACCATTTCCGTCAAGCTTACGCTCTTGGGGATGGTTTTGATTCCGCTTTCGGCACTTCTGGTAAAAAAGCTGGGGGAATACCTCAAGCGCTACGCAGAGCGGACGCAGGAGCGGATGGGGGAGATGAGCTCGGCCTTGCAGGAAACCGTGGGCGGGGCGCGGGTGGTGAAAGCATTCGGCACGGAGCGTTTCGAGACCAACCGGTTTTTGAGCATTTCCGAGCGGTATTTCCGGGCGATGCTCAAGCTGGCGCGGGTGCGCTTTTTGGCCCATCCGGCCAGCGAAATGCTGGGGATCGGTGTCATCGTTTTGGTCCTCTGGGTTGGGGGGAGCGACGTTTTGTCCGGCCGGGGACTGGCGCCGGAGGATTTTGCCCTCTATTTATTTTCCCTTTTTTCCCTGATTGCGCCGGTGAAAAGTCTGGGAATCGTGCAGGGGAAGCTGAAAGAGGGGGAGGCGGCCCTGGGGCGGGTTTTTGAAATTCTGGACACCACTCCCTTGATAAAGGAGGATCCTCATCCGGTCGGCAAAAAGACCGTCGAGCAAGGAATTGAGTTCGAGCGGGTGCGCTTTTCCTACGTACCGGAAAAGGAAGTGCTGCACGATATCTCGCTTAAAATCCCGGCCAAGAAGCTGGTTGCGCTGGTCGGTCCCTCCGGCGCAGGAAAATCCACCTTTCTTGATTTGCTGGCCCGTTTTCACGACCCGGAAGGCGGACGAATAATGCTCGACGGCGTTGATTTGAAAAAAATCCGGCTGGCCGACTTGCGCGCCCTTTTCGGCATCGTCCCGCAGGAGGTGATTTTGTTCAACGAAAGTGCGCGCTACAACATCGCCTACGGGCTGGAAAACGTTCCGCTTGGCGCCATCCAGGAAGCGGCCCGGCTGGCGAACGCGGCGGACTTCATTGAGAAAATGCCGGAGGGGTACGACACGTTGGTCGGCGACCGGGGAATGCGGCTTTCCGGCGGGGAGCGGCAGCGGATGGCTTTGGCGCGGGTTATTTTGCGCAATCCACCGGTTTTGATCTTGGACGAGGCGACCAGCTCGCTGGATTCCGAATCGGAACGGCTCGTGCAGGAGGCGCTCGCTCAAATCCTGCCGGGACGGACGACTTTCGTCATCGCCCACCGGCTTTCCACCGTGCAGCAGGCGGATTTGATTTTGGTGATGGAGGGGGGGCGGGTAGTGGAGATGGGACGGCATGAAGAATTATTGGCGCAAAACGGGGTATACCGGCGGCTTTTTGAGGCCCAGTACTTCAGTGCGCTCAAAGAAGTGGGGGTGTAA
- a CDS encoding site-2 protease family protein, whose translation MELGVRDYILLAPALIFALTFHEYAHAWMANRLGDPTAKYLGRLSFNPLVHLDIYGLLVLVMSGFRFGWAKPVPFDPRNLRHLKRDIPLIAVAGPTINVIIAICSFAALRVAGAAAPGNFQEGIFQLLTYFIYINLSLAFFNLIPVPPLDGSKILYGFLPPSKDYIYHNLERMGPILLLGLILLNAFTPFKIISFLVGPLVEFTVRFLGAIFF comes from the coding sequence ATGGAGCTGGGAGTCCGTGATTACATTCTTCTTGCTCCAGCCCTAATCTTCGCTTTAACCTTTCACGAATACGCCCACGCCTGGATGGCCAACCGGCTGGGGGATCCCACCGCGAAATATCTGGGGCGGCTCTCCTTCAACCCGCTCGTCCACTTGGACATCTACGGGCTTTTGGTTCTGGTGATGTCCGGCTTCCGCTTCGGCTGGGCCAAGCCGGTGCCGTTCGACCCGCGCAATTTGCGGCATTTAAAGCGGGATATTCCTCTCATCGCCGTCGCCGGACCGACGATTAACGTCATCATCGCCATCTGCTCGTTCGCCGCCTTGCGCGTGGCGGGGGCCGCGGCGCCAGGAAATTTTCAGGAGGGAATTTTTCAGCTTTTGACCTATTTCATTTACATCAATCTGTCGCTGGCGTTTTTCAATTTGATTCCGGTGCCCCCTTTGGACGGCTCCAAAATCCTGTACGGTTTTCTCCCCCCGTCCAAGGATTACATCTACCACAATCTGGAGCGGATGGGGCCGATTCTGCTTTTGGGGCTGATACTTCTGAACGCCTTCACGCCGTTTAAAATCATCAGTTTTCTGGTCGGCCCGCTGGTGGAATTCACCGTCCGGTTTTTAGGTGCCATCTTTTTTTAA